Within Microbacterium sediminis, the genomic segment GACGACCGCCTGGGACACGACACGGTGGTCGATGCGGACCTTGCAGTAGGTCGCGTCGAGGAACACGTAGGGGTAGGCGATGTCAGACAGCGAGCGGTCGCGGAACGATGCGACCTCGGCGTCGAGCCCTTGGCAGATGCGGGACACCTCGGACTTCGAGATGCCAGTGTCAGCGCCGAGCGCTTTGACGAGGTCATCGACCTTCCGGGTTGAGACGCCGTGGAGGTAGGCCTCCATCACGACCGCGAACAAGGCTTGGTCGACCCGGCGGCGCCGCTCCAGCAGCGACGGGAAGAACGACCCCTGCCGCAACTTCGGGATCCGCAACTCCAGATCCCCAGCCGTGGTCGACAGCACCCGCGGCCGGGAACCGTTGCGGGTAGTCGTGCGCTCGCTCGTGCGCTCGTAGGGGGCGGCGCCGATGAATGCGGCTGTCTCCGCGTCGATCAGCTCCTGGTAGAGCCGCTCGGTCGCGGCTCGGATGCGGTCGGTGGTGCCGGTGAGCTTCAGTTCCCCGAGCAGCTCGAGGAGGGCAGACTGGTCAAGAGCCATCGTGCGGTGTCGTCTTTCTGTGTGAGTTCTTGGTCGTTCTCACTGACCATCGCACGATGGCTCACCCCGTCGCGGTCACGACGCCGCGGGCCCGAAAGACCACCACCCCGCGGGACTCCAGGTCTCGGGGTTGACTGCCGTCGTGCGACCGACGATGTGCAGCTTCCAGTTGAACTGGTCACTCCAGACATACTCGACAGGCAGATATGAGCGTCGGTCGTCGGGATGAGCGATGTTGTGCGCGACACAGCGCGCCTGGTCGACCGCATTCGTCCAGTGCTCAAGACGGGTGAGATCGCCGCGAACCGGATGCCGCCACCGCGCAACATCGCCGATCGCATGGATTTCCGGGGCGCCGAGTGCCGTGAGGAATTCGTCGCAGACGAGACCGTCGTCGATCTCGAGCCCTGAGTCCTCGAGCCATTCGACGTTCGGCACTGCCCCGATGCCGATGACGACGACATCACCGTGGAGCTCGGAACCGTCATCCAGGAGCACGCGGAAGTCTCCCTTCGCACCGTCGATCTGCGCGACCGTCCGTCCGAGAACCGCATGTACGCCATGCCGGGAGTGCTTCTGCGAGAAGAGGGCGCCAATCTCGTCACCGAGCCGGCGTGACATCAGGTCGCGTGTCGCCGAGACCAGGGTGACATCGACTCCGAGCCCAAGAGCGGTCGCGGCGACCTCGGCGCCGATGAAGCCCGCTCCGATGACGATGATCCTGCGATCGGGAACTAGCTCGGCGCGCAGCCGGTCTGCGTCGTCGAGTGTCCGCAGCACATGGATTCCCTCGCCTTCACCCCACGGCGACGGCCGCGCGCGGACGCCGGTCGCCACCACGAGGTCATCGAAGCCGACCCGCCGTCCATTCGCCAGCCGGAGCTCCGACAACGCACGGTCCAGACCTACCGCCGGCACACCGAGACGAAGGTCGATGTTAAGCTCGAGCGCCTCCGCCGCCGTGAGGAGCGTGACCTCGGCTGCACCTGCACCGACGAGGTATCCCTTCGACAGCGGCGGCTTGTCGTAGGGCAGCACGGGCTCGGAGCCGATGAGCACAACGTCTCCGCGATACCCCTCTGCCCGAAGCGCCTGCGCGGCCCGTACCCCCGCGATCGACGCACCGACAATCGCTGTCGTCATTCGTCTTCCACCCGGAGCGCGGAAACCGGGCAGCTGTTCGCCGCCTCGGTGACCCGTTTCCGGTCGGCCTCGTCGACCTCTGTTCTGAGCAGGATCACGACGCCGTCGTCATCGAGATCGAAATAGTCTCCCGCGGCCATGATGCAGTTGGCGTAGCCCTGACAGAGCCCGAGATCCGCTTTCACGACAGGCATGTGTCACTCCTCTCCTGCTTCTTCAGGCGTTATCTCAGGGAACATCGGTGCGAACGGTTGGGCGATCATGGCGGAGAACGTCGCCGTAGTCTGCCAGGTCAGCGCCTCGAGCTCGAGCGGATCGAGAGCGACCCACTGCCCGGATCGCGGCGACTCGATCAGGAGCCGGGAGCCGTTGCGTGTCTCCACGCGAGATACCCGGATCTCCGAGAACTCATTGGCGATCGAGATCGGAGCCCCTACCCGCTGGTCTTCGAGCCGCTGACGTTCGTCTGCTGCTGCGATGGCCGCGATGCGGTCGTCCTCTTCGCCTTCCCATTCGAGTTTCATAGGAAGATCGCCAGATTCTGTGTGCGCAAGACCGACTCGTCGACCGTGATGGTTCGGCGTGCGAGCTGCAACCCGCCGCCGACACGTCGCAGAACGTCTTCGCGGCCGGCCGAGATCACCGCGGGCTCGTGCACGTCGCCGCGACTGCGGAAAAGAAGCACCGCAGAATCGACGACGACCTCGCCCGGGACGTCGCTCTCGAAGGTGCGCACGTTCGTGACGAAGTGACGGAGCCGGGAGGGCGGATCCTCTGTCCAGGCGTGTTCCGTGAGGAAGCGGGCGACCCGCCGGCTCAGGGAGTACTTGTTCTCGTCCCAATGCGCCATGCCCGGAGACGTCGAGTACCCGGCGCCGAGCGCGGTAGTGACCTGCACGGGCATGATGTAGTGCACATCGTCGGCGATGAGGTCGAGCCAGTCCTCGTACCGCTGCTCGTCGAGGATGTATGCCTCTTCGACGAGCCACCTGTGCGTCTCCAGATGCAGGCCGTCCGAGAACGACAACGAACTCCCCACCCGCGTGGCTTTGGTCGTATGTGCTCCGAGCGGCGACTCTTTCAGTCGAACCCAGCGCGCCTCGGTCATGACAGCCCCTCCGGCATCCCCACCGACGAGATGATCAGCGCGGTCGGCTCCGTCTCGAGGTAGTCCGCCCAGCGCTCGAGCAGATGCCGCTGGTTGTACTCTCCGTAACCGACGTGGGCCACGCCCGGGCCAGAGAACGCGTCCGGTCCGAGCGGCTCCACGACGAATCTGCCGTCTTTCAGCACGCCCATCCGGCTGTTCAGCAGCAAGCGCCGCGCCATATTCCCTTTCGCGGTGTTCGTAAGGGACACCCAGTTCTCCACATCGTCCTGCTCGAACATCCCCGTGCTGCCGAAGCACATCAGGTACGCCTTGTACGACAGAGCCTTGAACTCCTCCGGTGCCGCTGCGTCGACGGCGAACCAGGAAAGCACCTCGGTCTCGTTCTCGCTGATCGGCTGCCAGGTACGGATCGAGATGAACGGGAGCACGTCGTCGCCGTCTTCCACCTTCGGCCAGTTGTGCACGAAGCTCATGTTCGGGAAGATCGAGGCCGCCGAGATCATGAAGCCGTTCTCGCCGATCACATTGAGCTGGTCCTGGGACCAGACCTCCTTCATCCGGTCGATCATCTCGTCGGGGTAGCCCACGTAGCGCAGCCGCTCCTCGAGCGTTCCCTCCGGAAGCTTGTAGGTCGTGCCTCCGCCGTTGCCCGCCCAGTACGTGTTGCCGTCTTTACGCTTCTCCGCCTTCGGTTCGCGGAAGAGGCCGATCTCGACCACCGAGGTGTGGGTCTGTGGCGTGTGGTACATGTCGCCGGCGAAGTTCTCTGCGCCGATCTTCCAGTTCGCCTTCACCCGCCAGCGCTGCGGGCCGCGGAGCTCGATGCCCGAGGAGCTCTGCTTCGTGTAGTAGTCGAGATAGAAAGCGAAATCGCCGAGGTAGTCGATCAGCGGTGGCGCATCCGGATCCATGCTGATGAAGATCAACCCGTTGTAGCTGTCGAGGCTCGGCGCCGGAAGCAGGCGGGCTCCCTTGCGATTGAAGCCAGCCTCGCCACCGTACGCCTCTTCGTGGAACGGCAGCCCCACGATTCGTCCGTCGTTGCGGTACGACCAGCCGTGATACGGGCAGCGGAAGTGCGAGGCGTTGCCCATTTCCGCCCGGCACACCTGCATTCCTCGGTGCAGGCACATGTTGAACATCGCCTTGACGGAGCCACTCTCGTCGCGCACCACGATGAACGAGTCGTCGAGCACTCGCCGCACCACGTAGTCGCCGGGCTGAGGGATCTCTGATTCGTGACCCACGAAGATCCACGCGCGACTGAACAAGCGCTCCCGCTCGAGCCCTGTGCGTCAGGATGGGGTGAGACACCAGCACTGCTGACCTTCGCACTGCACGGGGCGAGAACGGACCAATACTGAGATGACGATGACGGTTGCTGACGTCGGCACCGATGATGGGGCTATGGCTCCTCGTGCTGACCGGCCCAAGAGGCGGACGTTCACCGCCGAGTTCAAAGCGGCGATCCTGGCCGAGTACGACGCCGCGGACCGCTCTGGGCGTGGGGAGATCCTGCGCCGGGAGGGCCTGTACACCTCCCACATCATCGAGTGGCGCAAGGCCGCGGCCGCCGGCTCGCTGTCCGGGCTGGGCAGCAAGCCGCGGGACCGGCGCGAGCGGGAGCTGCAGGCGCTACGGGCCCGGGCGGAGAAGGCCGAGGCCGAGCTGGCCAAGACCAGGGCGGCGCTGGACCTGATGGGAAAAGCACACGCGCTCTTGGAGACGCTCTCCGAGAGCGCGGACAAGCCGCCGCGGTCGCCGCGGTGATCAACCCGGCCGTCGACGGGCTGGCCGAGCACGTCGGCACCGCGGCTGCGTGCGCGCTGCTGGGTCGCTCCCGCGCCAGTCACTACCGGGCCAAGAACCCGCCACCGCCACGTCCACGGACACCGCGGCCGGCACCGGCGAACAAGCTGTCCGCCGCCGAGCGGGCCCACGTGCTGGCCGTGTTGACCAGCCAGCGGTTCGCGGACAAGTCGGTCGCCCAGGTCTGGGCCACGCTGCTGGACGAGGGCACCTACCTGTGCTCGATGTCCACGATGCACCGGATCCTGCGCGAGCACGACATGGCCGGGGAACGGCGCCGGCAGGCGAGCCACCCGCCCCGGACCCGGCCCGAGCTCGTCGCGACGGCGCCGGGGCAGGTGTGGAGTTGGGACATCACAAAGCTCAAGGGGCCGGAGCGGGGCGTGTACTACGACCTGTACGTCGTGCTCGACATCTTCTCCAGGTTCGTCGTGGGCTGGACCATCGCGGCCCGCGAGGACGCCGAGATCGCCAAGAACCTGCTCGAGCACGCCATGGGCATCCATGGCGTGCCGGAGGCGATCCACGCCGACCGCGGGACCTCGATGACCTCCAAACCGGTCGCTCAGCTGCTCGTCGACCTCGGGGTGGCCAGGTCGCACTCCCGCCCGCACGTGTCGAACGACAACCCTTACAGCGAGGCGGCGTTCAAGACGCTGAAGTACGCCCCGGTCTTCCCCGAGCGCTTCGGGTCCCTGGCCGACGCCGGCGCGTTCGCCGAGCAGTTCTTCGCCTACTACAACCACGAGCACCGCCACTGCGGGATCGGGCTGCACACCCCCGCCAGCGTCCACTTCGGCACCGCCGGGCAGGTCCGCGCCCAGCGCCAGGCCACCCTGGACGCGGCCTACGCCGCCCGTCCCGAGCGCTTCGGCCACCGCCGACCCCAGGCGCCCAAGCTGCCCGAGGCCGCCTGGATCAACCAGCCCTCACAGGAGGCCCTCATACAGACCGCCTGACGGAATCTGTCTCACCCGCCTTGACACTTTCCGCTTCGATTACAGCCCGATCACGGAGCGACCGACGATTTCGTGGCCGAATGGGGCCCGAGTGGCGTTCTATGTCGGGCTGAACATCGAGCACTATCAGATCGACAAGCCCTCCACGAGCATCTTCGGCGGTACCGCGATGCTGCAGCCGGATCCACTCAATTACGGCTGGCGCGATTACGGTCCGCGGGTAGGCCTGTGGCGGATGATCGAGAGCCTCGACCGACATGGAGTGCCCGCAAGTGTGCTTCTCAACTCCGACGTTTGTCGGCACTACCCCCAGATTCTCGAGGCAGGCCGGCAACGCGGCTGGGCGTGGCTCGCGCATGGCCGCGACAATTCCACCTTCCAAGCTGGAATGGGTGCTGACACGGAGCGCGCCTACCTTCAAGACGTGACGGATACAATCGCCTCCGCCACCGGAGTACGGCCGCGGGGCTGGCTTGGCCCGGCGCTCACAGAGACGTTCGAGACGCCGCGGATCCTTCGGGAGCTGGGGTATGACTACGTCCTGGACTGGACGAACGACGATCAGCCGTATCCGCTGAACGTCGACGGGATGTTCAGCGTTCCCTACACGATAGAACTCAACGATGTGACGATGTTCGTGAGTAAGAGCTATACCGGCCCGCAGTTCCTGGAAGCGGTGATCGACCAGTTCGATCAGCTCTATTCAGACTCCGAGCACTCGGGTCGCGTCATGTCGCTGCCGTTGCACCCGTTCATCGTCGGCCAGCCGTTCCGCCACCGCTACCTTGATCGGGCCCTCGAGCACATCACGTCTCACGATGGTGTCTGGGTGACGACGAGCGATGCCATCGCGGCGCACTATCAGTCGACGGGGAACAGGAGAGCCGATTCGTGACGAATACGGAGCTGATCGATGAGTACGCACGGCTGCGCGACGAGTTCAAGGCCAAGGGATTGGGCGGCCGGATCGGCTACGGCGAGAAGCCGGCGCTGCTGATCGTCGACTTGATCACCGGATTCACGGACAGCCGTTCGCCCCTGTCAGGCGAACTGGAGTCACAGCTGGCCGCCACCAATGCCTTACTCGTCCCCGCCCGTGAACTCGAGATCCCCATCTTCTTCTCGACGGTCGCGTACGACACCGAATTGCAGGAGGCGGGGCTCTGGATCAAGAAGATCCCGTCCAACCACCTGTTGGTGGAGGGCAGCGAATGGGTGGAGGTCGACAGCAGGCTGGGCCAGCTGCCCCACGAGATGACCCTGGTGAAGAAGTACGCATCCTGCTTCTTCGGAACTGATCTCGCCGCACGCTTGATCTCACGGGGTGTCGACACCATCATCATCGTCGGCTGCACCACCAGTGGGTGCGTGCGCGCCTCGGCGGTTGACGCCTGCTCCTACGGCTTCCACACCATCGTCGTCGAAGAGGCAGTCGGCGACCGGGCAGCCCTTCCGCACCTGGCCAGCCTCTTTGACATCGACGCGAAGTACGGCGATGTCGTCAGCCTCGACGACGCACGTGCTTACCTGCGGGGGCTTGCGCAACAGAACGATTGACTGCAGTAACGCCGTGGGGCCAACTTCCTCTGTGCGGAATATTGAACCGGCGTGCAGGCCGAGATCCCGCAGATGCTGGCGCAGGGCGGCGGATCCATCATCAACACCGCCTCGTCCCTCGGGCAGGTCGCCATCGCCCACCAGTCCGCCTACGTCACGTCGAAGCACGGCGTCATCGGCCTCACCCGAGCCGCCGCGGTGGAGTACTCCGACAAAGGCATCCGCGTGAACGCAGTGCTGCCCGGGGTGATCCAGACGCCAATGATAGACGCGCTGGAGGAGACCTACCCCGGCTTCAAGGACGCGCTGCTGACGAAGCACCCGATCGGCCGACTCGGCACGCCGCACGACATCGCCGAGATGGTCGCGTGGCTCGGTTCCGACGCGGCCGCCTTCGCGACCGGCGCGCAGTTCGCCGTCGACGGCGGGTACCTCGCGATTTAGACGAGGTGGCCACGACGGACGGGAGGCACGGTGTCAGCTGGCACCGTGCCTCCCGTCCGTCACCGGTCGCACCGCGACCGCGGGTCGCTGGTCGGCGCGATCTTCCACTCCGACCACGGCAGCGTGTCTACACCTCGAAGTCCTACACCGGCCTCTGCGAGCGGTTCGGGGTGATCCAGTCGATGGGAGCGATCGGCTCGTCGGCCGACAACGCCCTCGCCGAGAGCTTCAACGCGGCCCTCAAGCGCGAACTGCTCGAAGGCCGACCCGCGTTCCCGAACGCGCCCACGGCCTACCGGGCCGTGTTCCGGTGGGCGAACCGCTACAACACCCGCAGGCGCCACTCCGCGATCGGCAACATCACCCCGAACGCCTACGAGACCGCCACCTTCGCTATCCTCACGGAAGCGGCATAACCGAAATGACACCGTGTCCACGATCCGGGGTCAAGGCCCCGTCTTCACCCGGTCACCGACCGGTCGCTGCAGCTTCGACGGCGCCGCGACCATGCACCGCACCCCCGCCGCGGTCAACGCGCGGGCGAGGCCGAACCCCGTCGGGCCGGCCTCGTACGTCGCCGCCACCGGGCCCGGCAGACCCCTCGCCCAGGCGACGATCTCCTCGGTGCTGGAGCCCATGCGTCGCTGCACGAGCTCCCCGGTTCGCTCATCGATCGCAGCCGCGACCACGCTCCGCGCGTGCACATCCAGCCCGACACTCGTACGCTCAGATATCAACTGGGGCCTCCCTCACGTATGTGGATAGGCGAAGCCGGAAGACCGGCTCGCAACCCACGGTCTACGCGAGCGGAGGCCTCAGGCTCAACCACTCATAGCGTCTAGCTCGATGCGCGAGAGCGAGCACTCCTCGCGCGAGGCGATCGCCACGCCCGCGCGGCCCTTCTGCAGCGACGCGTCGGCCACGACCCGCCACCCGGGCAGCGCCTCCTCGAGGTGCTCGAGCTCGCCGCGCACCTCCTGCAGCGTGATGATGTCGGGCGCGGCCTGCTCCACCCATTCGGCCATGCCCTTCCGGGCGGCGGCCCGGATCCCGTTGACGTTGACGGAGGCGACGCGGACCGAACGAGGCATGCCCTAAACGTAACAAGGACCCCCGACATCACGTCCTGCCGCGGAATCCGTCTCTGCACAGTGGAATAGCATGCGCAGGGTGCGCGGTCTTCGAGGGCAGGGTGGCAAGGCGGGCTCCGTCGCGATCGATGTCGTGACGGGGCTCTACGCGCTCGCGCTCGCCGCGTCGGGAGTCATGCTCACGTTCGTCGCCATTGCGGATGGGCTCTCCCTCGCGGTCATCGCTGCTCTCGGGGCGACTTCCGCGGCGGCGCAGTTCGTCTCGCGCGTCGTGGTCGGGGCGCTGTACCGCGTGGCGACCGATCGTGTGATCATGGCGGGCGCCCTCGGGATGCTTGCGGCTTCGATGGTCCTTGTGCTGGCGGCGCCTGGAGTCACAGGGCTCGTGCTCGCCCAGGTCCTGCAGGGTGTCTCGAGGGCGTGCTTCTGGAGTGGCTCGCAGGTGCATGTGATCCGGATCGCGGCCCGACCCGCTCCGCGAATGGCTCGCAACCAGTTCATCGCCAACGGGCTCGGCGCGCTCGGCCCGATGCTCGCGGGCGCGCTGGCGGACGGTGGCCCGCGATCCGCCGCCGTCCCGATCGCTGTCGTCGCTGTGCTGGGCGCGGGGCTGTGCGCGCTGTTGGCGCCGCTGCCGCTCTTCGAGCGCGTGCCGAAGAGCGCCGACAACCGCATCTGGCGGTACCGCGACGTGAGGGTCGGATCCCTGGGCTGCCTCGCGGCAGGGGGCTTCAATGCGATCCTCGTCACGTTCGTCCCGGTGCTGTTCGACGATGTCGGATGGTCGGAGGTGGATGTGGGGCTGCTGGTCGGCGCGGCGAACGGTGGGCTCGTGGTCGGCGCGCTGCTCGGTGGGTGGCTGCCACGCCGTTGCCACACGCCTGCACTCACGGCGATGACCGCGGCCATCGGGTTGGGTGTCGTCGCGCTCGCGGCGGCGGACGCGGCGCCCGTCGTGTCGGTCGCAGGCGTCGTCGGGGCGGGGATCGCGTCGGGTGTGATCCTGACGCTCGGGCCAACAGTCGTGGGGGCGGCCGTCCCCGATCCTCAACGCGGTAGTGCCGTCGTGTTCGCGGGCGTCTTCCGTGCGGGCGCGCTCCTGGCCATGCCGCTTCTCGTGACGGCGGTCACGCTCGTCGCGCCGATGGCCATTGCCATGGTTGCGGGCGGGATCGCCGCGGGCGCGCCGGGAGTGCTCGCCGCCCTGATCCGTCCGCGCCGCGGCCGGTGAACACTGCCGAGCGCGGGCCGGGCACAGCGGCGGGGGTTGACATGGTCTCGTTCAATCAGAATCATGTTCTGCAAGACAGAAAGCGATGCCAGCGGCGGTGCCGCTCCCTTCACAGGCGCGCACAGTGGCGTGCGCGGAAAGGACGTAACGTGAGCATTCACATCGTCGGAGTCATCGCGCTGGTCCTGGTGTTCGTACTCGGCACCGTGCGCCCCGTGAACATCGGCATCTTCGCTCTGATCGCGACATTCGCGATCGGCGTCACGATGGCAGGCGAGGATCCGAAGGAGGTGCTGGCCGGCTTCCCCGCGGACATCTTCGTGCTGCTCGTCGGCGTGACATACCTGTTCGGCCTCGCCTCGACCAATGGGACGCTGGAGTGGATCGTCGAACGTGCTGTCCGTGCGTTCGGAGATCGTCCGGCTCTTGTCCCGTGGCTGATCTTCATCTTCTCGTCGCTGCCCACCATGGCGGGTGCCCTGGGCCCGGCCGGGGTCGCGATGCTCGCGCCGCTGTGCCTTCGGCTCGGCGAGCGCTACGGGCTCAGCCGGCGGATGTCCGCGCTCATGACCATGCACGGATCCTGTGCGGGCAACTTCTCGCCGATCAACGGGCTTGCGATCATCGCACAGCAGGCGGCGGAGAACAACGGCCTGCACGTGTCGGGGACCGCGCTGTTCCTGGGCAACCTCGGGTACAACGTGGCTCTCGCGGTCGTCATCTACTTCGTCTTCGGCGGGCGCACCCTGATGCGCGATGCGCGTGCCCACCGCGTTGCGGTGAGCGAGCGCGTGCTCGTCGCTGCGGACGGCGCGACGATCGGCGCGACGGGCGCGGCGGTCACTGGTGGGACGTCCGCGGGTGGCCCGGCCAAGGGCGGGTTCACGGAGCTGCTCGGGCACCCGAAGACCCCGATCCGCCTTGATCAGGTGGTCACGCTGATCGTCATCATCGGCGTCGCGATCGCCGCGCTCGTGTTCGACTTCGATCTGGGCTTCGTCACGCTGGTGGCAGCGGCCCTGCTGCACTCGATCTTCGCGAACTACTTCGACGGCGCGGACAAGAAGATCGTCTGGTCCGTCGTCCTCCTGATCTGCGGCATCACCACCCTCGTGGGAGCCATGCAGCGCTTCGGCACCGTCGAGTGGATCGGGGGCGGACTCGCCGACATCGGCGCGCCGCTGCTCACGGCGTTCCTGCTGTGCCTCATCGGGGCCGTGACATCGGCGTTCGGCTCGAGTGCCGGGCTGATCGGCGTACTGGTGCCTCTCGCGGTGCCGTTCATCGCCATGGGCGGGATCGATGCCACGTGGGTGCTGGTCGCGCTCGTCATCTCCGCGACGGTGGTGGACGCGATGCCGTTCTCCTCGGTCGGCGCGCTGACGCTGTCGACCGCGCCGGAGGAGGAGCGCCCGAAGCTGTT encodes:
- a CDS encoding NAD(P)/FAD-dependent oxidoreductase; this translates as MTTAIVGASIAGVRAAQALRAEGYRGDVVLIGSEPVLPYDKPPLSKGYLVGAGAAEVTLLTAAEALELNIDLRLGVPAVGLDRALSELRLANGRRVGFDDLVVATGVRARPSPWGEGEGIHVLRTLDDADRLRAELVPDRRIIVIGAGFIGAEVAATALGLGVDVTLVSATRDLMSRRLGDEIGALFSQKHSRHGVHAVLGRTVAQIDGAKGDFRVLLDDGSELHGDVVVIGIGAVPNVEWLEDSGLEIDDGLVCDEFLTALGAPEIHAIGDVARWRHPVRGDLTRLEHWTNAVDQARCVAHNIAHPDDRRSYLPVEYVWSDQFNWKLHIVGRTTAVNPETWSPAGWWSFGPAAS
- a CDS encoding ferredoxin, whose translation is MPVVKADLGLCQGYANCIMAAGDYFDLDDDGVVILLRTEVDEADRKRVTEAANSCPVSALRVEDE
- a CDS encoding 3-phenylpropionate/cinnamic acid dioxygenase subunit beta codes for the protein MTEARWVRLKESPLGAHTTKATRVGSSLSFSDGLHLETHRWLVEEAYILDEQRYEDWLDLIADDVHYIMPVQVTTALGAGYSTSPGMAHWDENKYSLSRRVARFLTEHAWTEDPPSRLRHFVTNVRTFESDVPGEVVVDSAVLLFRSRGDVHEPAVISAGREDVLRRVGGGLQLARRTITVDESVLRTQNLAIFL
- a CDS encoding Rieske 2Fe-2S domain-containing protein → MFSRAWIFVGHESEIPQPGDYVVRRVLDDSFIVVRDESGSVKAMFNMCLHRGMQVCRAEMGNASHFRCPYHGWSYRNDGRIVGLPFHEEAYGGEAGFNRKGARLLPAPSLDSYNGLIFISMDPDAPPLIDYLGDFAFYLDYYTKQSSSGIELRGPQRWRVKANWKIGAENFAGDMYHTPQTHTSVVEIGLFREPKAEKRKDGNTYWAGNGGGTTYKLPEGTLEERLRYVGYPDEMIDRMKEVWSQDQLNVIGENGFMISAASIFPNMSFVHNWPKVEDGDDVLPFISIRTWQPISENETEVLSWFAVDAAAPEEFKALSYKAYLMCFGSTGMFEQDDVENWVSLTNTAKGNMARRLLLNSRMGVLKDGRFVVEPLGPDAFSGPGVAHVGYGEYNQRHLLERWADYLETEPTALIISSVGMPEGLS
- a CDS encoding IS3 family transposase (programmed frameshift), which produces MTVADVGTDDGAMAPRADRPKRRTFTAEFKAAILAEYDAADRSGRGEILRREGLYTSHIIEWRKAAAAGSLSGLGSKPRDRRERELQALRARAEKAEAELAKTRAALDLMGKGTRALGDALRERGQAAAVAAVINPAVDGLAEHVGTAAACALLGRSRASHYRAKNPPPPRPRTPRPAPANKLSAAERAHVLAVLTSQRFADKSVAQVWATLLDEGTYLCSMSTMHRILREHDMAGERRRQASHPPRTRPELVATAPGQVWSWDITKLKGPERGVYYDLYVVLDIFSRFVVGWTIAAREDAEIAKNLLEHAMGIHGVPEAIHADRGTSMTSKPVAQLLVDLGVARSHSRPHVSNDNPYSEAAFKTLKYAPVFPERFGSLADAGAFAEQFFAYYNHEHRHCGIGLHTPASVHFGTAGQVRAQRQATLDAAYAARPERFGHRRPQAPKLPEAAWINQPSQEALIQTA
- a CDS encoding polysaccharide deacetylase family protein — translated: MCLTRLDTFRFDYSPITERPTISWPNGARVAFYVGLNIEHYQIDKPSTSIFGGTAMLQPDPLNYGWRDYGPRVGLWRMIESLDRHGVPASVLLNSDVCRHYPQILEAGRQRGWAWLAHGRDNSTFQAGMGADTERAYLQDVTDTIASATGVRPRGWLGPALTETFETPRILRELGYDYVLDWTNDDQPYPLNVDGMFSVPYTIELNDVTMFVSKSYTGPQFLEAVIDQFDQLYSDSEHSGRVMSLPLHPFIVGQPFRHRYLDRALEHITSHDGVWVTTSDAIAAHYQSTGNRRADS
- a CDS encoding N-carbamoylsarcosine amidohydrolase, producing MTNTELIDEYARLRDEFKAKGLGGRIGYGEKPALLIVDLITGFTDSRSPLSGELESQLAATNALLVPARELEIPIFFSTVAYDTELQEAGLWIKKIPSNHLLVEGSEWVEVDSRLGQLPHEMTLVKKYASCFFGTDLAARLISRGVDTIIIVGCTTSGCVRASAVDACSYGFHTIVVEEAVGDRAALPHLASLFDIDAKYGDVVSLDDARAYLRGLAQQND
- a CDS encoding SDR family oxidoreductase, with product MQAEIPQMLAQGGGSIINTASSLGQVAIAHQSAYVTSKHGVIGLTRAAAVEYSDKGIRVNAVLPGVIQTPMIDALEETYPGFKDALLTKHPIGRLGTPHDIAEMVAWLGSDAAAFATGAQFAVDGGYLAI
- a CDS encoding endonuclease/exonuclease/phosphatase family protein; its protein translation is MPRSVRVASVNVNGIRAAARKGMAEWVEQAAPDIITLQEVRGELEHLEEALPGWRVVADASLQKGRAGVAIASREECSLSRIELDAMSG
- a CDS encoding MFS transporter; its protein translation is MRGLRGQGGKAGSVAIDVVTGLYALALAASGVMLTFVAIADGLSLAVIAALGATSAAAQFVSRVVVGALYRVATDRVIMAGALGMLAASMVLVLAAPGVTGLVLAQVLQGVSRACFWSGSQVHVIRIAARPAPRMARNQFIANGLGALGPMLAGALADGGPRSAAVPIAVVAVLGAGLCALLAPLPLFERVPKSADNRIWRYRDVRVGSLGCLAAGGFNAILVTFVPVLFDDVGWSEVDVGLLVGAANGGLVVGALLGGWLPRRCHTPALTAMTAAIGLGVVALAAADAAPVVSVAGVVGAGIASGVILTLGPTVVGAAVPDPQRGSAVVFAGVFRAGALLAMPLLVTAVTLVAPMAIAMVAGGIAAGAPGVLAALIRPRRGR
- a CDS encoding SLC13 family permease, translated to MNTAERGPGTAAGVDMVSFNQNHVLQDRKRCQRRCRSLHRRAQWRARKGRNVSIHIVGVIALVLVFVLGTVRPVNIGIFALIATFAIGVTMAGEDPKEVLAGFPADIFVLLVGVTYLFGLASTNGTLEWIVERAVRAFGDRPALVPWLIFIFSSLPTMAGALGPAGVAMLAPLCLRLGERYGLSRRMSALMTMHGSCAGNFSPINGLAIIAQQAAENNGLHVSGTALFLGNLGYNVALAVVIYFVFGGRTLMRDARAHRVAVSERVLVAADGATIGATGAAVTGGTSAGGPAKGGFTELLGHPKTPIRLDQVVTLIVIIGVAIAALVFDFDLGFVTLVAAALLHSIFANYFDGADKKIVWSVVLLICGITTLVGAMQRFGTVEWIGGGLADIGAPLLTAFLLCLIGAVTSAFGSSAGLIGVLVPLAVPFIAMGGIDATWVLVALVISATVVDAMPFSSVGALTLSTAPEEERPKLFRFMLLWGGIMIVTAPVFTWLAFILPASLV